The proteins below come from a single Nocardiopsis gilva YIM 90087 genomic window:
- a CDS encoding sec-independent translocase, producing the protein MFNIGAGEFLVLGALALLIFGPDQLPKAAAQVGRVLRQLRTMADSAKDDLREGLGPEFKDFDVQDLNPKRFVQKHFWEADDEGGEARRPASQLNGKRPPFDTEAT; encoded by the coding sequence ATGTTCAACATCGGTGCGGGTGAATTCCTCGTGCTCGGTGCCCTTGCGCTGCTGATCTTCGGCCCCGACCAGCTCCCGAAGGCCGCGGCGCAGGTGGGGCGGGTGCTGCGGCAGCTGCGCACCATGGCCGACAGCGCCAAGGACGACCTCCGCGAGGGCCTGGGACCGGAGTTCAAGGACTTCGACGTGCAGGACCTCAACCCCAAACGCTTCGTGCAGAAGCACTTCTGGGAGGCCGATGACGAGGGGGGCGAGGCGCGCCGTCCGGCCTCGCAGCTGAACGGCAAGCGGCCGCCGTTCGACACCGAGGCGACCTGA
- a CDS encoding phosphatase PAP2 family protein: MRAWLGAAWWRPHAVGTAVAAVLLFVITVQVIGYGPVTSFDAPAHAYFDPRQPQGVAHVLAVTAARLGQRGVTIPLLAIAAFWASLRWRDPRPVVATVTGLAALALLGTALKVYVGRTPPVLDVDIVNAGIGNITAWLTTTVTLGATPFEGFVSYPSGHTANAALTFPLLAWLLFGASGVRPAPLALRRALLGSLLPVVLVGTLMVVLDYHWVSEVLGGMALGAIVALISRLVLGPGRSTAAPEKRRPVARAAVRVPRESG, from the coding sequence GTGCGGGCTTGGCTGGGCGCGGCCTGGTGGCGGCCGCACGCAGTGGGGACCGCCGTTGCCGCGGTCCTGCTGTTCGTGATCACGGTGCAGGTCATCGGCTATGGGCCGGTCACCTCGTTCGACGCTCCGGCGCACGCCTACTTCGACCCCCGCCAGCCGCAGGGCGTCGCCCATGTCCTGGCCGTCACGGCCGCCCGCCTCGGCCAGCGCGGCGTGACCATCCCCCTCCTGGCGATCGCCGCGTTCTGGGCGAGTCTCCGGTGGCGCGATCCACGTCCGGTTGTGGCGACTGTCACCGGCCTGGCGGCGCTCGCACTGCTGGGCACGGCACTCAAGGTCTACGTGGGGCGCACTCCGCCGGTTCTGGACGTGGACATCGTCAACGCCGGAATCGGCAACATCACCGCCTGGCTGACGACGACGGTGACCCTCGGCGCGACCCCCTTCGAGGGCTTCGTCTCCTACCCGTCCGGCCACACCGCCAACGCCGCGCTCACCTTTCCCCTGCTCGCCTGGCTGCTGTTCGGGGCGAGCGGCGTGCGTCCCGCCCCGCTGGCCCTGCGCCGCGCGCTGCTGGGCTCGCTTCTGCCCGTGGTACTGGTGGGGACGTTGATGGTGGTCCTCGACTACCACTGGGTCAGCGAGGTGCTGGGCGGGATGGCGCTGGGCGCCATCGTGGCCCTGATCAGCCGACTCGTGCTGGGGCCCGGCCGGTCCACCGCTGCGCCCGAGAAGCGTCGGCCCGTGGCCCGGGCCGCGGTCCGTGTGCCACGGGAGAGCGGTTAA
- a CDS encoding ion transporter: MSVGAFRDGARRIVDAGWFQNAVITMIMLNGAVLGMQTYDAHADQFTTLFAMAEHVFVGFFVVELLLKFSARGGAFFREPWNWFDVIVVGVSLIPATSGFSVVRTLRLLRLISVIPQMRTIVNALFRAVPGLGTVIALLFVIIYTSAVMGANLFKEIAPEFFGNVGVALYTVFRLLTTEDWPEVSDAVIDQAPYAWLYFVVVIVISAFVVLNLIIGVIVTSLQDEVDSGRWEEDQEIEQHLHDQLMAKIEALCDQVAILDERVRELGGDSDPDPDRETAR, translated from the coding sequence ATGTCCGTGGGTGCGTTCCGGGACGGGGCTCGCCGGATCGTCGACGCCGGGTGGTTCCAGAACGCGGTCATCACGATGATCATGCTCAACGGCGCGGTCCTCGGGATGCAGACCTACGATGCGCACGCGGATCAGTTCACCACGCTCTTCGCGATGGCCGAACACGTCTTCGTGGGTTTCTTCGTCGTCGAACTGCTGCTCAAATTCTCCGCCCGCGGCGGGGCGTTCTTTCGCGAACCCTGGAACTGGTTCGACGTCATCGTGGTGGGCGTCTCCCTCATTCCCGCCACTTCGGGGTTCTCCGTTGTGCGGACGCTGCGCCTGCTCCGGCTGATCAGCGTAATCCCGCAGATGCGCACCATTGTCAACGCGCTGTTTCGCGCGGTGCCCGGCCTCGGCACGGTCATCGCGCTGCTCTTCGTGATCATCTACACGTCGGCGGTGATGGGCGCGAACCTCTTCAAGGAGATCGCCCCGGAGTTCTTCGGCAATGTCGGTGTCGCCCTGTACACCGTGTTCCGACTGCTCACCACCGAGGACTGGCCCGAGGTCTCCGACGCGGTGATCGACCAGGCGCCCTACGCCTGGCTCTACTTCGTCGTGGTCATCGTGATCAGCGCGTTCGTCGTGCTCAACCTGATCATCGGTGTCATCGTCACGTCGCTGCAGGACGAGGTCGACAGCGGGCGCTGGGAGGAGGACCAGGAGATCGAACAGCACCTGCACGACCAGCTCATGGCCAAGATCGAGGCGCTCTGCGACCAGGTGGCCATCCTCGACGAGCGGGTGCGTGAACTCGGTGGCGACTCCGATCCGGACCCCGACCGCGAGACCGCCCGGTGA
- a CDS encoding cold-shock protein, whose translation MAQGTVKWFNSEKGFGFIAVEGGGPDVFVHYSAIAGTGFRNLEEDQKVEFEITQGPKGPQASDVHTL comes from the coding sequence ATGGCTCAGGGCACCGTGAAGTGGTTCAACTCTGAGAAGGGTTTCGGGTTCATCGCCGTTGAGGGCGGCGGCCCGGACGTGTTCGTTCACTACTCGGCGATCGCGGGTACCGGCTTCCGGAACCTGGAAGAAGACCAGAAGGTCGAGTTCGAGATTACGCAGGGCCCGAAGGGCCCGCAGGCGTCCGACGTCCACACGCTGTAG
- a CDS encoding dolichyl-phosphate-mannose--protein mannosyltransferase — protein sequence MTTTAPAVASESASTSQNSARARLVPPMPQPVWAGWLGAVLVALFAGALRFIRLGDPGQIYFDETYYAKDAFSLWKFGYEHETLKNADQVLAQGGKEIWTGGGDFVVHPPLGKWMIALGDHLWGLLPFGESMTPTGWRVAVAVFGALSVLLLVRLALRMTRSWLLGCTAGLIMALDGLHFTMSRIAMVDIFLTFWVLAGFTCLVIDRDRARERLGDLADAGNKAVGFLGMRWWRLGAGVCLGLAIGTKWSALFYLAAFGLLTVAWDYGARRGAAQRGAGWRWFAFDAVPAFFQMVGVAAVTYLATWTGWLVTSGGYDRGWGAEHTANGVLSALPAWVRGPIDALISLAHYHSEIMNFHTHLSQPHDYASKPWEWLIMRTPVAFYYDGEGGGCGAAKCSSAILGIGTPAVWWLSIAALAVMVGWWVIYRDWRAGAVLLGVAAGWLPWFAYPDRTMFVFYALPVLPFLALAIVLTLGLIMGAGENSPRYSPWIRVVGGVVFGVVLLVIIADFAFMYPVLSAETIPYDEWAERMWFPTWIYGNGGPS from the coding sequence ATGACCACAACAGCACCTGCAGTCGCTTCCGAATCGGCCTCGACCTCGCAGAACTCCGCCCGCGCGCGGCTCGTGCCACCGATGCCGCAGCCTGTCTGGGCGGGGTGGCTGGGTGCTGTCCTGGTGGCGCTGTTCGCCGGGGCGCTGCGCTTCATCCGGCTGGGCGACCCCGGGCAGATCTACTTCGACGAGACGTACTACGCCAAGGACGCGTTCTCGCTGTGGAAGTTCGGCTACGAGCACGAGACGCTGAAGAACGCCGACCAGGTGCTGGCGCAGGGCGGCAAGGAGATCTGGACGGGCGGCGGCGACTTCGTCGTGCATCCGCCACTGGGCAAGTGGATGATCGCGCTGGGCGACCATCTGTGGGGCCTGCTTCCGTTCGGTGAGTCCATGACCCCGACCGGCTGGCGCGTGGCGGTGGCGGTGTTCGGGGCGCTGTCGGTGCTGCTGCTGGTGCGGCTCGCCCTGCGGATGACCCGGTCGTGGCTGCTGGGCTGCACGGCGGGGCTGATCATGGCGCTGGACGGGCTGCACTTCACCATGAGCCGCATCGCCATGGTGGACATCTTCCTGACGTTCTGGGTCCTCGCCGGGTTCACCTGTCTGGTGATCGACCGCGATCGGGCGCGGGAGCGGTTGGGCGATCTGGCCGACGCCGGGAACAAGGCCGTCGGCTTCCTGGGGATGCGCTGGTGGCGGCTGGGAGCGGGGGTGTGCCTCGGTCTGGCCATCGGAACCAAGTGGTCGGCGCTCTTCTACCTGGCGGCGTTCGGCCTGCTCACGGTGGCGTGGGACTACGGGGCGCGGCGCGGTGCCGCACAGCGGGGCGCGGGGTGGCGCTGGTTCGCCTTCGATGCGGTTCCGGCGTTCTTCCAGATGGTGGGGGTGGCCGCGGTGACCTACCTCGCCACCTGGACGGGGTGGCTGGTGACCTCCGGCGGCTATGACCGCGGTTGGGGCGCCGAGCACACCGCCAACGGCGTTCTGAGCGCTCTGCCCGCCTGGGTGCGGGGGCCGATCGACGCGCTCATCAGCCTGGCGCACTACCACTCCGAGATCATGAACTTCCACACGCACCTGTCGCAGCCGCACGACTATGCGTCCAAGCCGTGGGAGTGGCTCATCATGCGCACCCCCGTCGCCTTCTACTACGACGGCGAGGGCGGCGGCTGCGGCGCGGCCAAGTGCTCGTCGGCGATCCTGGGGATCGGCACCCCGGCCGTATGGTGGCTGAGCATCGCCGCCCTGGCGGTGATGGTCGGCTGGTGGGTGATCTACCGCGACTGGCGCGCGGGGGCGGTGCTGCTGGGGGTGGCGGCCGGGTGGCTGCCGTGGTTCGCCTACCCGGACCGGACCATGTTCGTGTTCTACGCGCTTCCGGTCCTGCCGTTCCTGGCGCTGGCGATCGTGCTGACGCTGGGGCTGATCATGGGGGCGGGAGAGAACAGCCCGCGGTATTCGCCGTGGATCCGGGTGGTCGGCGGCGTGGTGTTCGGCGTGGTCCTGCTGGTCATCATCGCCGACTTCGCCTTCATGTACCCGGTGCTGAGCGCGGAGACGATCCCCTACGACGAGTGGGCGGAGCGCATGTGGTTCCCCACCTGGATCTACGGAAACGGCGGGCCGTCGTGA
- the rsmI gene encoding 16S rRNA (cytidine(1402)-2'-O)-methyltransferase, which translates to MTAGATTGDADATESGTLTLAGIPIGHSGDAQPRLLEALRDADIIAAEDTRRLRQFAARLGIRLGGETGARIVSYYDANETRRAAELLDDLRAGRDVLVVTDAGMPGVSDPGYRLVTACVEAGVRVTAIPGPSAVTTALVLSGLPTDRFCFEGFPPRKGLAGRLADLATERRTMVFFESPHRLAATLRAMAEAFGPDRPAAVCRELTKTYEEVRRGPLAELAEWASGTVRGEITLVVGGAVPQAVPREPEDLAAAVAERETEGVPRKRAIQEVAKELGLPKREVYDAVHR; encoded by the coding sequence GTGACCGCAGGGGCAACCACGGGGGACGCGGATGCCACAGAGTCCGGAACGCTGACGCTGGCGGGTATCCCCATCGGGCACAGCGGCGACGCGCAACCGCGACTGCTGGAGGCGCTTCGCGACGCCGACATCATTGCGGCGGAGGATACCCGCCGACTGCGCCAGTTCGCCGCGCGCCTGGGCATTCGTTTGGGAGGCGAGACCGGAGCGCGGATCGTCTCCTACTACGACGCCAATGAGACCCGCCGCGCCGCCGAGCTCCTCGACGACCTGCGCGCCGGACGCGACGTGCTGGTGGTGACCGACGCCGGCATGCCCGGCGTCTCCGACCCCGGCTACCGGCTGGTGACCGCCTGCGTGGAAGCGGGAGTGCGCGTCACCGCCATCCCCGGGCCCTCCGCCGTCACCACGGCGCTGGTGCTGTCCGGGCTGCCCACCGACCGCTTCTGCTTCGAGGGCTTCCCGCCGCGCAAGGGCCTGGCGGGACGGCTCGCCGACCTGGCCACCGAGCGCCGCACCATGGTCTTCTTCGAAAGCCCGCACCGGCTCGCCGCGACACTGCGGGCGATGGCCGAGGCGTTCGGGCCCGACCGCCCGGCCGCGGTGTGCCGGGAGCTCACCAAAACCTACGAGGAGGTGCGCCGCGGCCCCCTGGCCGAGCTGGCCGAATGGGCGAGCGGGACGGTGCGGGGGGAGATCACCCTGGTCGTGGGCGGTGCCGTGCCGCAGGCGGTGCCCCGCGAACCAGAGGACCTGGCCGCCGCCGTCGCCGAGCGCGAGACCGAGGGCGTGCCGCGCAAGCGGGCCATCCAGGAGGTGGCCAAGGAGCTCGGGCTGCCCAAGCGCGAGGTCTACGACGCCGTGCACCGCTGA
- the secD gene encoding protein translocase subunit SecD, with translation MSTQAGAGARWLRGIISLVIVLGAFGAAWFIPPKLGLDLSGGTQIVLQTEDGPDGTPADADNTDKVIEVLRQRIDSLGVSEATMSRSGSNRIIVELPGVQDPTEAADILGQTAQLTFHPVLGVAPSGGAGVAPPTGDNAKAPSGEADNAKAPADASKEDKKGGDSGDKDAKESKDDKGSGDSGMSQEQLQQMLQGQGQQPGGGGQPAENPEDVKLTLPDDQGQQLQLGATAIKGDKVSSANAVLDSATQTQWQVDVSFRGDGKEQWRKLTGQAACNPMGDAKRRVAIVLDDKIISAPEVNQEVACDTGMSGGSTTISSTTFTKESAGELAVLIEGGSLPLPVQEIQRQTVGPTLGADAIKASFIAGGIGILLTAVYICLAYRFVGFLASIALACYTLIAYAALVALGATLTLPGLAGFVLAIGMAIDANVLIFERAREEHQQQKKVYESNKSAGMLDATEAETEQAEAGVLSRRRRRAIPPNLQKAFVNGTQKAWSAVLDTNITTLIAAALLFFLASGNVQGFGVTLGLGTLASMVSALVIARVFVEWAVRRKVVRKHPGISGISKISGVRAWLTNHNPNIMGMRKVFLGIAGLVVVIAVAGAVVRPANFGVEFTGGRVMDFTTEQSVSVTDARQVVSDAGFPSAVVQKSGDGDIAVRTGPISDADAEKIQNAIGDEAGSADRVSDEKIGPSMGNELRNKAVIALIAALALQLLYLAWRFRWSFGLATMLSLAFNLSVVIGLFLWLGKPIDGVFLAALLSVIGFTVNDAVVVMDRIRDEWARDAKSSFVSITNTAILHTLPRTVNTTIGGVFILATLAIFGGSSLRDFSIAMLVGLITGVLSTITVAAPLAIWLQKFDTTEPPHVLKEKKTKQRREMRSAREQSDGAVV, from the coding sequence TTGTCCACACAAGCGGGAGCCGGTGCGCGCTGGCTGCGCGGCATCATCTCCCTGGTCATCGTGCTCGGCGCCTTCGGCGCCGCATGGTTCATACCGCCGAAGCTGGGGCTCGACCTCAGCGGAGGCACGCAGATCGTCCTGCAGACCGAGGACGGCCCCGACGGCACCCCCGCCGACGCCGACAACACCGACAAGGTCATCGAGGTGCTCCGGCAGCGCATCGACAGCCTCGGCGTGAGCGAGGCGACCATGTCGCGCTCGGGCTCGAACCGGATCATCGTCGAGCTTCCCGGAGTGCAGGACCCGACCGAGGCCGCCGACATCCTCGGCCAGACCGCCCAGCTGACGTTCCACCCGGTCCTCGGTGTCGCTCCGTCGGGTGGCGCCGGGGTCGCGCCGCCCACGGGCGACAACGCCAAGGCTCCGAGCGGCGAAGCCGACAACGCCAAGGCGCCGGCCGACGCCTCCAAGGAGGACAAGAAGGGCGGCGACTCCGGCGACAAGGACGCCAAGGAGTCCAAGGACGACAAGGGCTCCGGCGACAGCGGCATGTCCCAGGAGCAGCTCCAGCAGATGCTGCAGGGCCAGGGCCAGCAGCCGGGCGGCGGCGGGCAGCCCGCCGAGAACCCCGAGGACGTCAAGCTGACGCTGCCGGACGACCAGGGCCAGCAGCTGCAGCTCGGGGCGACCGCCATCAAGGGTGACAAGGTCTCCAGCGCCAACGCCGTCCTCGACAGCGCGACGCAGACGCAGTGGCAGGTCGATGTCTCCTTCCGCGGTGACGGCAAGGAGCAGTGGCGCAAGCTGACCGGCCAGGCGGCCTGTAACCCGATGGGCGACGCGAAGCGCCGCGTCGCCATCGTCCTGGACGACAAGATCATCTCGGCGCCCGAGGTCAACCAGGAGGTGGCCTGCGACACCGGCATGTCCGGCGGGTCGACCACCATCAGCAGCACCACCTTCACCAAGGAGTCCGCCGGCGAGCTGGCCGTCCTGATCGAGGGCGGTTCGCTGCCGCTGCCGGTCCAGGAGATCCAGCGCCAGACCGTCGGCCCGACCCTCGGCGCCGACGCGATCAAGGCCAGCTTCATCGCCGGCGGTATCGGCATCCTGCTCACCGCGGTCTACATCTGCCTGGCCTACCGCTTCGTCGGCTTCCTCGCCTCCATCGCGCTGGCCTGCTACACGCTGATCGCCTACGCGGCGCTGGTCGCGCTCGGGGCGACGCTCACCCTGCCCGGTCTGGCCGGGTTCGTGCTCGCGATCGGTATGGCGATCGACGCCAACGTGCTGATCTTCGAGCGAGCGCGGGAAGAGCATCAACAGCAGAAGAAGGTCTACGAGTCCAACAAGTCCGCGGGCATGCTGGACGCCACCGAGGCCGAGACCGAGCAGGCCGAGGCCGGGGTGCTGTCCCGGCGGCGGCGCCGTGCGATCCCGCCGAACCTGCAGAAGGCGTTCGTCAACGGTACGCAGAAGGCGTGGAGCGCCGTCCTCGACACGAACATCACGACGCTCATCGCGGCGGCGCTGCTGTTCTTCCTGGCCTCCGGCAACGTCCAGGGCTTCGGTGTGACGCTGGGCCTGGGCACGCTGGCGTCGATGGTCTCGGCGCTGGTCATCGCCCGGGTGTTCGTGGAGTGGGCGGTCCGCCGCAAGGTGGTCCGCAAGCACCCCGGCATCAGCGGTATCTCCAAGATCAGTGGGGTCCGCGCCTGGCTGACCAACCACAACCCCAACATCATGGGGATGCGCAAGGTGTTCCTCGGCATCGCCGGCCTGGTCGTGGTGATCGCGGTCGCCGGCGCGGTGGTGCGCCCGGCGAACTTCGGTGTGGAGTTCACCGGCGGCCGGGTCATGGACTTCACCACCGAGCAGAGCGTCAGCGTCACCGACGCCCGCCAGGTGGTCTCCGACGCCGGGTTCCCCAGCGCGGTGGTCCAGAAGTCCGGCGACGGCGACATCGCGGTGCGCACCGGCCCGATCAGCGACGCCGACGCCGAGAAGATCCAGAACGCCATCGGCGACGAGGCGGGCTCGGCCGACCGCGTCAGCGACGAGAAGATCGGCCCGAGCATGGGCAACGAGCTGCGGAACAAGGCGGTGATCGCGCTGATCGCCGCGCTCGCCCTGCAGCTGCTCTACCTGGCCTGGCGGTTCCGCTGGTCGTTCGGTTTGGCCACGATGCTCTCGCTGGCGTTCAACCTCTCCGTGGTGATCGGCCTGTTCCTGTGGTTGGGCAAGCCGATCGACGGCGTGTTCCTCGCCGCCCTGCTGAGCGTCATCGGCTTCACGGTGAACGACGCGGTGGTCGTGATGGACCGTATCCGGGACGAATGGGCGCGCGACGCCAAGTCCAGCTTCGTCTCGATCACCAACACGGCCATCCTGCACACCCTGCCGCGAACGGTGAACACCACCATCGGTGGTGTGTTCATCCTGGCGACGCTGGCCATCTTCGGTGGTTCTTCGCTGCGCGACTTCTCGATCGCGATGCTGGTGGGTCTGATCACCGGTGTGCTGTCCACGATCACGGTGGCGGCGCCGCTGGCGATCTGGCTGCAGAAGTTCGACACGACCGAACCGCCGCACGTGCTCAAGGAGAAGAAGACCAAGCAGCGCAGGGAGATGCGCAGTGCTCGGGAGCAGAGCGACGGCGCGGTCGTCTGA
- the metG gene encoding methionine--tRNA ligase, with product MSSKRHILTAVAWPYTNGPRHIGHVSGFGVPSDVFARFQRMSGHDVLMVSGTDEHGTPIQVLADREGVSARELADRYNKIIVEDLVALGLSYDLFTRTTTGNHYAVAQELFTGLYENDYIFTHTTKGAVSPTTKRTLPDRYIEGTCPICGYDGARGDQCDNCGNQLDPIDLIDPRSKVDGEVPEFVDTEHFMLDLPAFTDVLGEWLQSKSGQWRPNVLKFSLNLLDDLQPRAVTRDLNWGVPIPIEGWSENENKRLYVWFDAVIGYLSAAIEWAKRTGDPDAWRHWWQSEDAESYYFMGKDNIVFHSEIWPAILLGYNGAGDRGGTSGSLGAMNLPTEVVASEFLTMEGRKFSSSRRVVIYVRDFLERYSADALRYYIIAAGPETQDTDFTWAEFVRRNNDELVAAWGNLVNRSISMAAKNLGEIPEAGELTDEDRRVLDHSKAAFATVGEHLDRSRFKAALQEAMRTVAEANKYISEQAPWALKKTDPERMKTVLHVALQLVSDAKTLLTPFLPESSNKVYAMLGGTGVWSGMPRIDEGLDTIGGGGELTSYPVITGDYADNEAKWESVPIRPGTPLSPPKPLFTKLDPSVVDEELARLEEAAG from the coding sequence ATGTCGTCGAAACGCCACATCCTGACCGCGGTGGCCTGGCCCTACACCAACGGGCCCCGCCACATTGGGCACGTCTCCGGGTTCGGAGTCCCCTCCGACGTCTTCGCTCGCTTCCAGCGAATGTCCGGCCACGACGTGCTGATGGTCAGTGGCACCGACGAGCACGGCACGCCGATCCAGGTGCTGGCCGACCGCGAGGGTGTCTCGGCCCGCGAGCTGGCCGACCGGTACAACAAGATCATCGTCGAGGACCTCGTCGCGCTCGGGCTCTCCTACGACCTGTTCACTCGGACCACGACCGGCAACCACTACGCCGTCGCCCAGGAGCTGTTCACCGGGCTCTACGAGAACGACTACATCTTCACCCACACCACCAAGGGCGCCGTCTCTCCGACGACCAAGCGCACGCTGCCCGACCGCTACATCGAGGGCACCTGCCCCATCTGCGGTTACGACGGCGCGCGCGGCGACCAGTGCGACAACTGCGGCAACCAGCTCGACCCGATCGACCTGATCGACCCGCGCTCCAAGGTCGACGGTGAGGTGCCGGAGTTCGTCGACACCGAGCACTTCATGCTCGACCTTCCGGCGTTCACCGACGTGCTCGGCGAGTGGCTGCAGTCCAAGTCCGGCCAGTGGCGCCCCAACGTCCTGAAGTTCTCCCTGAACCTGCTGGACGACCTGCAGCCCCGGGCGGTCACGCGCGACCTCAACTGGGGCGTGCCGATCCCGATCGAGGGCTGGAGCGAGAACGAGAACAAGCGCCTCTACGTCTGGTTCGACGCGGTCATCGGCTACCTGTCGGCGGCCATCGAGTGGGCCAAGCGCACCGGCGACCCCGACGCGTGGCGCCACTGGTGGCAGAGCGAGGACGCCGAGTCCTACTACTTCATGGGCAAGGACAACATCGTCTTCCACTCCGAGATCTGGCCGGCCATCCTGCTCGGCTACAACGGAGCGGGCGACCGCGGCGGCACGTCCGGCTCGCTCGGCGCGATGAACCTGCCCACCGAGGTGGTGGCCAGCGAGTTCCTCACGATGGAGGGCCGCAAGTTCTCCTCGTCGCGGCGCGTGGTCATCTACGTCCGCGACTTCCTGGAGCGCTACTCCGCCGACGCGCTGCGCTACTACATCATCGCCGCCGGGCCGGAGACCCAGGACACCGACTTCACCTGGGCCGAGTTCGTCCGCCGCAACAACGACGAACTCGTCGCCGCGTGGGGCAACCTGGTCAACCGGTCCATCTCGATGGCGGCGAAGAACCTCGGCGAGATCCCCGAGGCGGGGGAGCTCACCGACGAGGACCGCCGCGTCCTGGACCACTCCAAGGCGGCGTTCGCGACGGTCGGCGAGCACCTGGACCGGTCCCGGTTCAAGGCGGCCCTGCAGGAGGCCATGCGCACCGTCGCCGAGGCCAACAAGTACATCTCCGAGCAGGCCCCGTGGGCGCTGAAGAAGACCGACCCGGAGCGGATGAAGACGGTGCTGCACGTCGCGCTGCAGCTCGTCAGCGACGCGAAGACGCTGCTCACGCCGTTCCTTCCGGAGTCGTCCAACAAGGTGTACGCGATGCTCGGCGGCACCGGTGTGTGGTCGGGCATGCCGCGGATCGACGAGGGCCTCGACACCATCGGCGGTGGGGGGGAGCTGACCTCCTACCCGGTCATCACCGGTGACTACGCGGACAACGAGGCGAAGTGGGAGTCGGTCCCGATCCGCCCCGGAACGCCGCTGTCGCCGCCCAAGCCGCTGTTCACCAAGCTCGATCCGAGCGTGGTCGACGAGGAGCTGGCCCGGCTGGAAGAGGCCGCGGGCTAG
- a CDS encoding TatD family hydrolase, with protein MGKRSGQAVRERNAATPPPSPEPLRVAVADSHTHMDMQDPAVPEIIAAAEAVGVTPLIQVGVDVPSSQWAAQIAAEHPTVWAAVALHPNEAPRLVHGDGAQGVEVDDTDWAGKVRSAAGLAGLDEAVAEIDRLAALPQVRAVGETGLDYFRTGEEGVEAQQESFRRHIGIAKRHGLAVMIHDRDAHDDVLRVLKEEGAPEKVVFHCFSGDADMARVCADNGYFMSFAGNVTFASAQQLRDAAEVAPADLILVETDAPFLTPKPYRGRPNAPYLIPHTLRAIAEVKAMDEGDLAATIASNAKRAFGLD; from the coding sequence ATGGGCAAACGCAGTGGCCAGGCCGTTCGAGAACGGAACGCCGCGACCCCGCCGCCCTCCCCAGAGCCGCTGCGCGTCGCCGTGGCCGACAGCCACACCCACATGGACATGCAGGACCCGGCCGTCCCGGAGATCATCGCCGCCGCCGAGGCCGTGGGCGTCACCCCGCTGATCCAGGTCGGCGTGGACGTCCCCTCCTCCCAGTGGGCGGCCCAGATCGCCGCCGAGCACCCCACGGTGTGGGCCGCGGTGGCCTTGCACCCCAACGAGGCCCCGCGCCTCGTGCACGGGGACGGCGCCCAGGGCGTCGAGGTGGATGACACCGACTGGGCGGGCAAGGTGCGCTCCGCCGCGGGCCTGGCCGGGCTGGACGAGGCCGTCGCCGAGATCGACCGCCTGGCGGCACTCCCGCAGGTGCGGGCCGTGGGCGAGACCGGCCTGGACTACTTCCGCACCGGCGAGGAGGGCGTGGAGGCGCAGCAGGAGTCCTTCCGCCGCCACATCGGCATCGCCAAGCGCCACGGCCTGGCCGTGATGATCCACGACCGCGACGCCCACGACGACGTCCTGCGCGTCCTCAAGGAGGAGGGCGCCCCGGAGAAGGTCGTCTTCCACTGCTTCTCCGGCGACGCCGACATGGCCAGAGTGTGCGCGGACAACGGCTACTTCATGAGCTTCGCGGGCAACGTCACCTTCGCCAGCGCCCAGCAGCTCCGCGACGCGGCCGAGGTGGCCCCGGCCGACCTGATCCTGGTCGAGACCGACGCCCCCTTCCTCACCCCCAAGCCCTACCGCGGCCGCCCCAACGCCCCGTACCTCATCCCCCACACCCTGCGCGCCATCGCCGAGGTCAAGGCCATGGACGAGGGTGACCTGGCGGCCACGATCGCGTCGAACGCCAAGCGCGCCTTCGGCCTGGACTAG